A genomic stretch from Narcine bancroftii isolate sNarBan1 chromosome 9, sNarBan1.hap1, whole genome shotgun sequence includes:
- the masp1 gene encoding mannan-binding lectin serine protease 1 isoform X13, which produces MRYFWLFVVCLLPPSAANITELVGMFGQLQSPNYPEGYPSDADVTWNITVPTGYRIQLYFMHFDLEPSYLCEYDFVKVTSGDMLETFCGRESTDTEKIPGQDSVLSSDNTMTVLFKTDFSNEERFTGFEAHYAAIDIDECVETLDESLACDHFCHNYIGGFYCSCRFSYILHSDNRTCKVECSDNVFTERSGVVTSPDYPNPYPKSSDCLYRIELEDGFVITLDFADLFDLEDHPDVLCPYDSLKIKAGMKEFGPFCGDESPGRIMTNSSSVQVLFHADDSGDNHGWKFAFTSLGPYCSCMHTSLPVSSSTSSLHCCGRATLKEGPSNGFLTWEQPES; this is translated from the exons ATACTTCTGGTTGTTTGTGGTGTGCCTCTTGCCTCCAAGTGCAGCAAATATCACTGAGCTGGTGGGGATGTTTGGGCAGCTTCAGTCTCCCAATTACCCAGAGGGTTATCCGAGTGATGCGGATGTGACCTGGAACATCACGGTGCCAACTGGATACCGAATTCAGCTCTATTTCATGCACTTTGACCTTGAGCCCTCATACCTCTGTGAATACGACTTTGTGAAG GTCACATCTGGGGATATGTTGGAGACTTTCTGTGGTAGAGAGAGCACAGACACTGAGAAAATCCCAGGCCAAGACTCTGTTCTTTCATCTGACAATACCATGACAGTATTATTCAAGACAGATTTTTCCAATGAGGAGCGTTTCACTGGCTTTGAAGCTCACTATGCTGCCATTG ATATCGACGAGTGTGTAGAGACGTTGGACGAGTCTTTAGCCTGCGACCATTTTTGTCACAATTACATTGGTGGATTTTACTGTTCCTGTAGATTTAGCtacatccttcattcagataATCGGACCTGCAAAG TTGAATGTAGCGACAATGTATTCACAGAAAGATCAGGAGTAGTTACTAGTCCAGACTATCCCAATCCATATCCCAAGAGCTCAGACTGTTTGTACCGCATTGAACTGGAAGATGGGTTTGTCATCACCTTGGATTTTGCAGACCTCTTTGATCTGGAAGATCACCCAGATGTTTTATGCCCTTACGACTCTCTGAAG ATTAAAGCGGGAATGAAAGAATTTGGCCCTTTCTGTGGTGATGAGAGTCCTGGAAGGATCATGACCAACAGCAGTAGTGTCCAGGTTTTGTTCCACGCTGATGATTCTGGGGATAACCATGGCTGGAAATTTGCCTTCACATCACTTG GCCCCTATTGTTCGTGTATGCACACATCACTTCCGGTTTCTTCTTCGACATCATCTCTCCACTGCTGTGGGAGAGCTACGTTGAAAGAAGGCCCTTCAAATGGATTTCTCACCTGGGAGCAGCCTGAGAGCTAA
- the masp1 gene encoding mannan-binding lectin serine protease 1 isoform X14 — MRYFWLFVVCLLPPSAANITELVGMFGQLQSPNYPEGYPSDADVTWNITVPTGYRIQLYFMHFDLEPSYLCEYDFVKVTSGDMLETFCGRESTDTEKIPGQDSVLSSDNTMTVLFKTDFSNEERFTGFEAHYAAIDIDECVETLDESLACDHFCHNYIGGFYCSCRFSYILHSDNRTCKVECSDNVFTERSGVVTSPDYPNPYPKSSDCLYRIELEDGFVITLDFADLFDLEDHPDVLCPYDSLKIKAGMKEFGPFCGDESPGRIMTNSSSVQVLFHADDSGDNHGWKFAFTSLVHFPLLDPAVILQVRNSHLPSTN; from the exons ATACTTCTGGTTGTTTGTGGTGTGCCTCTTGCCTCCAAGTGCAGCAAATATCACTGAGCTGGTGGGGATGTTTGGGCAGCTTCAGTCTCCCAATTACCCAGAGGGTTATCCGAGTGATGCGGATGTGACCTGGAACATCACGGTGCCAACTGGATACCGAATTCAGCTCTATTTCATGCACTTTGACCTTGAGCCCTCATACCTCTGTGAATACGACTTTGTGAAG GTCACATCTGGGGATATGTTGGAGACTTTCTGTGGTAGAGAGAGCACAGACACTGAGAAAATCCCAGGCCAAGACTCTGTTCTTTCATCTGACAATACCATGACAGTATTATTCAAGACAGATTTTTCCAATGAGGAGCGTTTCACTGGCTTTGAAGCTCACTATGCTGCCATTG ATATCGACGAGTGTGTAGAGACGTTGGACGAGTCTTTAGCCTGCGACCATTTTTGTCACAATTACATTGGTGGATTTTACTGTTCCTGTAGATTTAGCtacatccttcattcagataATCGGACCTGCAAAG TTGAATGTAGCGACAATGTATTCACAGAAAGATCAGGAGTAGTTACTAGTCCAGACTATCCCAATCCATATCCCAAGAGCTCAGACTGTTTGTACCGCATTGAACTGGAAGATGGGTTTGTCATCACCTTGGATTTTGCAGACCTCTTTGATCTGGAAGATCACCCAGATGTTTTATGCCCTTACGACTCTCTGAAG ATTAAAGCGGGAATGAAAGAATTTGGCCCTTTCTGTGGTGATGAGAGTCCTGGAAGGATCATGACCAACAGCAGTAGTGTCCAGGTTTTGTTCCACGCTGATGATTCTGGGGATAACCATGGCTGGAAATTTGCCTTCACATCACTTG
- the masp1 gene encoding mannan-binding lectin serine protease 1 isoform X17 produces MRYFWLFVVCLLPPSAANITELVGMFGQLQSPNYPEGYPSDADVTWNITVPTGYRIQLYFMHFDLEPSYLCEYDFVKVTSGDMLETFCGRESTDTEKIPGQDSVLSSDNTMTVLFKTDFSNEERFTGFEAHYAAIDIDECVETLDESLACDHFCHNYIGGFYCSCRFSYILHSDNRTCKVECSDNVFTERSGVVTSPDYPNPYPKSSDCLYRIELEDGFVITLDFADLFDLEDHPDVLCPYDSLKIKAGMKEFGPFCGDESPGRIMTNSSSVQVLFHADDSGDNHGWKFAFTSLGV; encoded by the exons ATACTTCTGGTTGTTTGTGGTGTGCCTCTTGCCTCCAAGTGCAGCAAATATCACTGAGCTGGTGGGGATGTTTGGGCAGCTTCAGTCTCCCAATTACCCAGAGGGTTATCCGAGTGATGCGGATGTGACCTGGAACATCACGGTGCCAACTGGATACCGAATTCAGCTCTATTTCATGCACTTTGACCTTGAGCCCTCATACCTCTGTGAATACGACTTTGTGAAG GTCACATCTGGGGATATGTTGGAGACTTTCTGTGGTAGAGAGAGCACAGACACTGAGAAAATCCCAGGCCAAGACTCTGTTCTTTCATCTGACAATACCATGACAGTATTATTCAAGACAGATTTTTCCAATGAGGAGCGTTTCACTGGCTTTGAAGCTCACTATGCTGCCATTG ATATCGACGAGTGTGTAGAGACGTTGGACGAGTCTTTAGCCTGCGACCATTTTTGTCACAATTACATTGGTGGATTTTACTGTTCCTGTAGATTTAGCtacatccttcattcagataATCGGACCTGCAAAG TTGAATGTAGCGACAATGTATTCACAGAAAGATCAGGAGTAGTTACTAGTCCAGACTATCCCAATCCATATCCCAAGAGCTCAGACTGTTTGTACCGCATTGAACTGGAAGATGGGTTTGTCATCACCTTGGATTTTGCAGACCTCTTTGATCTGGAAGATCACCCAGATGTTTTATGCCCTTACGACTCTCTGAAG ATTAAAGCGGGAATGAAAGAATTTGGCCCTTTCTGTGGTGATGAGAGTCCTGGAAGGATCATGACCAACAGCAGTAGTGTCCAGGTTTTGTTCCACGCTGATGATTCTGGGGATAACCATGGCTGGAAATTTGCCTTCACATCACTTG
- the masp1 gene encoding mannan-binding lectin serine protease 1 isoform X18 encodes MRYFWLFVVCLLPPSAANITELVGMFGQLQSPNYPEGYPSDADVTWNITVPTGYRIQLYFMHFDLEPSYLCEYDFVKVTSGDMLETFCGRESTDTEKIPGQDSVLSSDNTMTVLFKTDFSNEERFTGFEAHYAAIDIDECVETLDESLACDHFCHNYIGGFYCSCRFSYILHSDNRTCKVECSDNVFTERSGVVTSPDYPNPYPKSSDCLYRIELEDGFVITLDFADLFDLEDHPDVLCPYDSLKIKAGMKEFGPFCGDESPGRIMTNSSSVQVLFHADDSGDNHGWKFAFTSLG; translated from the exons ATACTTCTGGTTGTTTGTGGTGTGCCTCTTGCCTCCAAGTGCAGCAAATATCACTGAGCTGGTGGGGATGTTTGGGCAGCTTCAGTCTCCCAATTACCCAGAGGGTTATCCGAGTGATGCGGATGTGACCTGGAACATCACGGTGCCAACTGGATACCGAATTCAGCTCTATTTCATGCACTTTGACCTTGAGCCCTCATACCTCTGTGAATACGACTTTGTGAAG GTCACATCTGGGGATATGTTGGAGACTTTCTGTGGTAGAGAGAGCACAGACACTGAGAAAATCCCAGGCCAAGACTCTGTTCTTTCATCTGACAATACCATGACAGTATTATTCAAGACAGATTTTTCCAATGAGGAGCGTTTCACTGGCTTTGAAGCTCACTATGCTGCCATTG ATATCGACGAGTGTGTAGAGACGTTGGACGAGTCTTTAGCCTGCGACCATTTTTGTCACAATTACATTGGTGGATTTTACTGTTCCTGTAGATTTAGCtacatccttcattcagataATCGGACCTGCAAAG TTGAATGTAGCGACAATGTATTCACAGAAAGATCAGGAGTAGTTACTAGTCCAGACTATCCCAATCCATATCCCAAGAGCTCAGACTGTTTGTACCGCATTGAACTGGAAGATGGGTTTGTCATCACCTTGGATTTTGCAGACCTCTTTGATCTGGAAGATCACCCAGATGTTTTATGCCCTTACGACTCTCTGAAG ATTAAAGCGGGAATGAAAGAATTTGGCCCTTTCTGTGGTGATGAGAGTCCTGGAAGGATCATGACCAACAGCAGTAGTGTCCAGGTTTTGTTCCACGCTGATGATTCTGGGGATAACCATGGCTGGAAATTTGCCTTCACATCACTTG
- the masp1 gene encoding mannan-binding lectin serine protease 1 isoform X20, with protein MRYFWLFVVCLLPPSAANITELVGMFGQLQSPNYPEGYPSDADVTWNITVPTGYRIQLYFMHFDLEPSYLCEYDFVKVTSGDMLETFCGRESTDTEKIPGQDSVLSSDNTMTVLFKTDFSNEERFTGFEAHYAAIDIDECVETLDESLACDHFCHNYIGGFYCSCRFSYILHSDNRTCKVECSDNVFTERSGVVTSPDYPNPYPKSSDCLYRIELEDGFVITLDFADLFDLEDHPDVLCPYDSLKVPDTSFTVMLEKLSRSNCRRCCLC; from the exons ATACTTCTGGTTGTTTGTGGTGTGCCTCTTGCCTCCAAGTGCAGCAAATATCACTGAGCTGGTGGGGATGTTTGGGCAGCTTCAGTCTCCCAATTACCCAGAGGGTTATCCGAGTGATGCGGATGTGACCTGGAACATCACGGTGCCAACTGGATACCGAATTCAGCTCTATTTCATGCACTTTGACCTTGAGCCCTCATACCTCTGTGAATACGACTTTGTGAAG GTCACATCTGGGGATATGTTGGAGACTTTCTGTGGTAGAGAGAGCACAGACACTGAGAAAATCCCAGGCCAAGACTCTGTTCTTTCATCTGACAATACCATGACAGTATTATTCAAGACAGATTTTTCCAATGAGGAGCGTTTCACTGGCTTTGAAGCTCACTATGCTGCCATTG ATATCGACGAGTGTGTAGAGACGTTGGACGAGTCTTTAGCCTGCGACCATTTTTGTCACAATTACATTGGTGGATTTTACTGTTCCTGTAGATTTAGCtacatccttcattcagataATCGGACCTGCAAAG TTGAATGTAGCGACAATGTATTCACAGAAAGATCAGGAGTAGTTACTAGTCCAGACTATCCCAATCCATATCCCAAGAGCTCAGACTGTTTGTACCGCATTGAACTGGAAGATGGGTTTGTCATCACCTTGGATTTTGCAGACCTCTTTGATCTGGAAGATCACCCAGATGTTTTATGCCCTTACGACTCTCTGAAG gtgccagataccagttttactgtaatgctggagaaactcagcaggtcaaactgcaggaggtgctgcctgtgCTGA
- the masp1 gene encoding mannan-binding lectin serine protease 1 isoform X21, with protein MRYFWLFVVCLLPPSAANITELVGMFGQLQSPNYPEGYPSDADVTWNITVPTGYRIQLYFMHFDLEPSYLCEYDFVKVTSGDMLETFCGRESTDTEKIPGQDSVLSSDNTMTVLFKTDFSNEERFTGFEAHYAAIDIDECVETLDESLACDHFCHNYIGGFYCSCRFSYILHSDNRTCKVECSDNVFTERSGVVTSPDYPNPYPKSSDCLYRIELEDGFVITLDFADLFDLEDHPDVLCPYDSLKSGVHICFVKTGEVELRTVKP; from the exons ATACTTCTGGTTGTTTGTGGTGTGCCTCTTGCCTCCAAGTGCAGCAAATATCACTGAGCTGGTGGGGATGTTTGGGCAGCTTCAGTCTCCCAATTACCCAGAGGGTTATCCGAGTGATGCGGATGTGACCTGGAACATCACGGTGCCAACTGGATACCGAATTCAGCTCTATTTCATGCACTTTGACCTTGAGCCCTCATACCTCTGTGAATACGACTTTGTGAAG GTCACATCTGGGGATATGTTGGAGACTTTCTGTGGTAGAGAGAGCACAGACACTGAGAAAATCCCAGGCCAAGACTCTGTTCTTTCATCTGACAATACCATGACAGTATTATTCAAGACAGATTTTTCCAATGAGGAGCGTTTCACTGGCTTTGAAGCTCACTATGCTGCCATTG ATATCGACGAGTGTGTAGAGACGTTGGACGAGTCTTTAGCCTGCGACCATTTTTGTCACAATTACATTGGTGGATTTTACTGTTCCTGTAGATTTAGCtacatccttcattcagataATCGGACCTGCAAAG TTGAATGTAGCGACAATGTATTCACAGAAAGATCAGGAGTAGTTACTAGTCCAGACTATCCCAATCCATATCCCAAGAGCTCAGACTGTTTGTACCGCATTGAACTGGAAGATGGGTTTGTCATCACCTTGGATTTTGCAGACCTCTTTGATCTGGAAGATCACCCAGATGTTTTATGCCCTTACGACTCTCTGAAG aGTGGAGTTCATATTTGTTTTGTTAAAACTGGTGAAGTGGAACTTAGAACAGTAAAACCCTGA
- the masp1 gene encoding mannan-binding lectin serine protease 1 isoform X22: protein MRYFWLFVVCLLPPSAANITELVGMFGQLQSPNYPEGYPSDADVTWNITVPTGYRIQLYFMHFDLEPSYLCEYDFVKVTSGDMLETFCGRESTDTEKIPGQDSVLSSDNTMTVLFKTDFSNEERFTGFEAHYAAIDIDECVETLDESLACDHFCHNYIGGFYCSCRFSYILHSDNRTCKVECSDNVFTERSGVVTSPDYPNPYPKSSDCLYRIELEDGFVITLDFADLFDLEDHPDVLCPYDSLKLCKEHDALRGIMMKRKIK, encoded by the exons ATACTTCTGGTTGTTTGTGGTGTGCCTCTTGCCTCCAAGTGCAGCAAATATCACTGAGCTGGTGGGGATGTTTGGGCAGCTTCAGTCTCCCAATTACCCAGAGGGTTATCCGAGTGATGCGGATGTGACCTGGAACATCACGGTGCCAACTGGATACCGAATTCAGCTCTATTTCATGCACTTTGACCTTGAGCCCTCATACCTCTGTGAATACGACTTTGTGAAG GTCACATCTGGGGATATGTTGGAGACTTTCTGTGGTAGAGAGAGCACAGACACTGAGAAAATCCCAGGCCAAGACTCTGTTCTTTCATCTGACAATACCATGACAGTATTATTCAAGACAGATTTTTCCAATGAGGAGCGTTTCACTGGCTTTGAAGCTCACTATGCTGCCATTG ATATCGACGAGTGTGTAGAGACGTTGGACGAGTCTTTAGCCTGCGACCATTTTTGTCACAATTACATTGGTGGATTTTACTGTTCCTGTAGATTTAGCtacatccttcattcagataATCGGACCTGCAAAG TTGAATGTAGCGACAATGTATTCACAGAAAGATCAGGAGTAGTTACTAGTCCAGACTATCCCAATCCATATCCCAAGAGCTCAGACTGTTTGTACCGCATTGAACTGGAAGATGGGTTTGTCATCACCTTGGATTTTGCAGACCTCTTTGATCTGGAAGATCACCCAGATGTTTTATGCCCTTACGACTCTCTGAAG ctgtgtaaagagcacgACGCACTGCGTGGGATTatgatgaaaaggaagatcaaataG
- the masp1 gene encoding mannan-binding lectin serine protease 1 isoform X15, with product MRYFWLFVVCLLPPSAANITELVGMFGQLQSPNYPEGYPSDADVTWNITVPTGYRIQLYFMHFDLEPSYLCEYDFVKVTSGDMLETFCGRESTDTEKIPGQDSVLSSDNTMTVLFKTDFSNEERFTGFEAHYAAIDIDECVETLDESLACDHFCHNYIGGFYCSCRFSYILHSDNRTCKVECSDNVFTERSGVVTSPDYPNPYPKSSDCLYRIELEDGFVITLDFADLFDLEDHPDVLCPYDSLKIKAGMKEFGPFCGDESPGRIMTNSSSVQVLFHADDSGDNHGWKFAFTSLGKHSRKYLSKPEGI from the exons ATACTTCTGGTTGTTTGTGGTGTGCCTCTTGCCTCCAAGTGCAGCAAATATCACTGAGCTGGTGGGGATGTTTGGGCAGCTTCAGTCTCCCAATTACCCAGAGGGTTATCCGAGTGATGCGGATGTGACCTGGAACATCACGGTGCCAACTGGATACCGAATTCAGCTCTATTTCATGCACTTTGACCTTGAGCCCTCATACCTCTGTGAATACGACTTTGTGAAG GTCACATCTGGGGATATGTTGGAGACTTTCTGTGGTAGAGAGAGCACAGACACTGAGAAAATCCCAGGCCAAGACTCTGTTCTTTCATCTGACAATACCATGACAGTATTATTCAAGACAGATTTTTCCAATGAGGAGCGTTTCACTGGCTTTGAAGCTCACTATGCTGCCATTG ATATCGACGAGTGTGTAGAGACGTTGGACGAGTCTTTAGCCTGCGACCATTTTTGTCACAATTACATTGGTGGATTTTACTGTTCCTGTAGATTTAGCtacatccttcattcagataATCGGACCTGCAAAG TTGAATGTAGCGACAATGTATTCACAGAAAGATCAGGAGTAGTTACTAGTCCAGACTATCCCAATCCATATCCCAAGAGCTCAGACTGTTTGTACCGCATTGAACTGGAAGATGGGTTTGTCATCACCTTGGATTTTGCAGACCTCTTTGATCTGGAAGATCACCCAGATGTTTTATGCCCTTACGACTCTCTGAAG ATTAAAGCGGGAATGAAAGAATTTGGCCCTTTCTGTGGTGATGAGAGTCCTGGAAGGATCATGACCAACAGCAGTAGTGTCCAGGTTTTGTTCCACGCTGATGATTCTGGGGATAACCATGGCTGGAAATTTGCCTTCACATCACTTG
- the masp1 gene encoding mannan-binding lectin serine protease 1 isoform X16 has translation MRYFWLFVVCLLPPSAANITELVGMFGQLQSPNYPEGYPSDADVTWNITVPTGYRIQLYFMHFDLEPSYLCEYDFVKVTSGDMLETFCGRESTDTEKIPGQDSVLSSDNTMTVLFKTDFSNEERFTGFEAHYAAIDIDECVETLDESLACDHFCHNYIGGFYCSCRFSYILHSDNRTCKVECSDNVFTERSGVVTSPDYPNPYPKSSDCLYRIELEDGFVITLDFADLFDLEDHPDVLCPYDSLKIKAGMKEFGPFCGDESPGRIMTNSSSVQVLFHADDSGDNHGWKFAFTSLGNI, from the exons ATACTTCTGGTTGTTTGTGGTGTGCCTCTTGCCTCCAAGTGCAGCAAATATCACTGAGCTGGTGGGGATGTTTGGGCAGCTTCAGTCTCCCAATTACCCAGAGGGTTATCCGAGTGATGCGGATGTGACCTGGAACATCACGGTGCCAACTGGATACCGAATTCAGCTCTATTTCATGCACTTTGACCTTGAGCCCTCATACCTCTGTGAATACGACTTTGTGAAG GTCACATCTGGGGATATGTTGGAGACTTTCTGTGGTAGAGAGAGCACAGACACTGAGAAAATCCCAGGCCAAGACTCTGTTCTTTCATCTGACAATACCATGACAGTATTATTCAAGACAGATTTTTCCAATGAGGAGCGTTTCACTGGCTTTGAAGCTCACTATGCTGCCATTG ATATCGACGAGTGTGTAGAGACGTTGGACGAGTCTTTAGCCTGCGACCATTTTTGTCACAATTACATTGGTGGATTTTACTGTTCCTGTAGATTTAGCtacatccttcattcagataATCGGACCTGCAAAG TTGAATGTAGCGACAATGTATTCACAGAAAGATCAGGAGTAGTTACTAGTCCAGACTATCCCAATCCATATCCCAAGAGCTCAGACTGTTTGTACCGCATTGAACTGGAAGATGGGTTTGTCATCACCTTGGATTTTGCAGACCTCTTTGATCTGGAAGATCACCCAGATGTTTTATGCCCTTACGACTCTCTGAAG ATTAAAGCGGGAATGAAAGAATTTGGCCCTTTCTGTGGTGATGAGAGTCCTGGAAGGATCATGACCAACAGCAGTAGTGTCCAGGTTTTGTTCCACGCTGATGATTCTGGGGATAACCATGGCTGGAAATTTGCCTTCACATCACTTG